A part of Paenarthrobacter sp. A20 genomic DNA contains:
- the hpt gene encoding hypoxanthine phosphoribosyltransferase — MDSNDVQADLKHVLYTKEQIQTRIAELAAQIDKDYEGRDILVVGVLKGAVMVMADLARALHSHVSMDWMAVSSYGSGTQSSGVVRILKDLDTDLMGKDVLIVEDIIDSGLTLSWLKSNLESRGTASVEICTAFRKPTAAKVEIDVKYVGYDIPNEFVVGYGLDYAEKYRNLDFVGTLAPHVYE, encoded by the coding sequence GTGGATTCAAACGACGTCCAGGCAGATCTCAAGCACGTTCTTTACACCAAAGAGCAGATCCAAACGCGTATCGCAGAACTCGCGGCGCAGATCGACAAGGACTACGAGGGCCGCGATATCTTGGTCGTCGGCGTCCTCAAGGGCGCCGTCATGGTCATGGCGGACCTTGCCCGTGCGCTGCACAGCCACGTGAGCATGGACTGGATGGCCGTCTCGTCCTATGGCTCGGGTACCCAGTCCTCCGGCGTTGTCCGGATCCTCAAGGACCTCGATACCGACCTCATGGGCAAAGACGTGCTCATTGTTGAGGACATCATCGATTCCGGGCTGACCCTTTCCTGGCTTAAGTCCAACCTCGAGTCCCGCGGCACGGCCAGCGTCGAGATCTGCACGGCCTTCCGCAAGCCGACCGCTGCCAAGGTGGAAATCGACGTCAAGTACGTCGGCTATGACATCCCCAACGAATTCGTGGTTGGCTATGGCCTCGACTACGCCGAGAAGTACCGCAACCTGGACTTCGTGGGCACCCTTGCCCCGCACGTCTACGAGTAA
- the ftsH gene encoding ATP-dependent zinc metalloprotease FtsH translates to MKAKSFFKGPGIWIVVVVGLLLVAFATLAPGGSTRIDTKDGLELLSQSGKVEQAKIFDAENRVDLVLKDNLNLDGQDKGKNVQFFYVTDRGPDVVKAVTNANPDKGFTDQPVENNWFSGLFSLLIPVLLLGVLFWFLLSRMQGGGSKVMQFGKSKAKLVNKDMPQVTFSDVAGADEAVEELQEIKEFLQEPAKFQAVGAKIPKGVLLYGPPGTGKTLLARAVAGEAGVPFFSISGSDFVEMFVGVGASRVRDLFEQAKASSPAIIFVDEIDAVGRHRGAGIGGGNDEREQTLNQLLVEMDGFDVKTNVILIAATNRPDVLDPALLRPGRFDRQITVEAPDMIGREQILNVHAKGKPMAQGIDLKAVAKKTPGYTGADLANVLNEAALLTARSNANLIDDRALDEAIDRVMAGPQKRSRVMKELERKITAYHEGGHALVAAALRNSAPVTKITILPRGRALGYTMVIPEDDKYSVTRNELLDQMAYAMGGRVAEEIVFHDPSTGASNDIEKATSTARKMVTQYGMSERVGAVKLGQGGGEPFLGRDAAQERNFSDQIAYVVDEEVRRLIDQAHDEAYAILTENRDVLDRLALELLERETLNQAEIAEIFHDIRKRDFREIWLSKESRPVQSIPPVESRAEKAERQAQEEAKKARLDEPLDVVAPHAQGVSSQDSFQAPRPDGGNDHPHHG, encoded by the coding sequence ATGAAAGCTAAGAGTTTCTTCAAGGGCCCGGGCATCTGGATTGTTGTCGTCGTTGGCTTGCTCCTGGTGGCATTCGCAACACTGGCTCCGGGCGGTTCAACGCGCATTGACACCAAGGATGGCCTCGAACTCCTTTCCCAGAGCGGGAAGGTTGAGCAGGCCAAGATTTTCGACGCCGAGAATCGCGTTGACCTGGTGCTCAAGGACAACCTGAACCTGGACGGCCAGGACAAAGGCAAGAACGTTCAGTTCTTCTACGTCACGGACCGCGGTCCGGATGTAGTTAAGGCTGTCACCAACGCCAACCCGGACAAGGGCTTCACTGACCAGCCGGTCGAGAACAACTGGTTCTCCGGCCTGTTCTCGCTGCTTATCCCGGTACTGCTCCTCGGTGTCCTGTTCTGGTTCCTGCTTTCCCGCATGCAGGGCGGCGGTTCCAAGGTGATGCAGTTCGGCAAGTCCAAGGCCAAGCTGGTCAACAAGGACATGCCGCAGGTGACCTTCTCCGATGTCGCCGGTGCGGACGAAGCTGTGGAAGAGCTCCAGGAAATCAAGGAATTCCTCCAGGAACCCGCAAAGTTCCAGGCCGTCGGTGCCAAGATCCCCAAGGGCGTGCTGCTTTACGGCCCTCCAGGTACCGGTAAGACGCTGCTTGCCCGTGCTGTTGCCGGTGAAGCCGGCGTCCCCTTCTTCTCCATCTCCGGCTCGGACTTCGTTGAAATGTTCGTCGGTGTTGGTGCTTCCCGTGTCCGCGACCTTTTCGAACAGGCCAAGGCAAGTTCCCCGGCCATCATTTTCGTGGATGAAATCGACGCCGTGGGCCGTCACCGTGGCGCCGGCATCGGCGGCGGTAATGACGAGCGCGAGCAGACTTTGAACCAGCTCCTCGTGGAGATGGACGGCTTCGACGTCAAGACCAACGTCATCCTGATCGCCGCAACCAACCGCCCGGACGTCCTGGATCCCGCCCTGCTGCGCCCGGGACGTTTCGACCGCCAGATCACCGTGGAAGCCCCGGACATGATCGGCCGCGAACAGATCCTGAACGTCCACGCCAAAGGCAAGCCGATGGCCCAGGGCATCGACCTCAAGGCCGTGGCCAAGAAGACGCCAGGTTACACGGGTGCCGACCTGGCAAACGTCCTGAACGAAGCCGCGCTGCTGACCGCTCGTTCCAACGCCAACCTCATTGACGACCGTGCTCTGGACGAGGCAATCGACCGTGTCATGGCCGGCCCGCAGAAGCGCAGCCGTGTCATGAAGGAACTTGAGCGCAAAATCACCGCGTACCACGAAGGCGGCCACGCATTGGTTGCCGCTGCCCTACGCAACTCGGCACCGGTCACCAAGATCACCATCCTGCCCCGCGGCCGTGCCCTCGGCTACACCATGGTGATTCCCGAGGACGACAAGTACTCGGTCACCCGCAACGAACTGCTGGACCAGATGGCCTACGCCATGGGCGGCCGCGTGGCGGAGGAAATCGTGTTCCACGACCCCTCCACCGGCGCTTCCAATGACATCGAGAAGGCCACCTCCACGGCCCGCAAGATGGTCACGCAGTACGGCATGAGCGAACGCGTCGGCGCTGTGAAGCTGGGCCAGGGTGGCGGCGAGCCGTTCCTCGGCCGCGACGCCGCGCAGGAGCGCAACTTCTCTGACCAGATTGCTTACGTCGTGGACGAGGAAGTACGCCGCCTGATCGATCAGGCACATGACGAGGCCTACGCCATCCTTACGGAAAACCGCGACGTCCTGGATCGACTGGCGCTGGAACTGCTGGAACGGGAAACCCTGAACCAGGCCGAGATCGCCGAGATTTTCCATGACATCCGGAAGCGCGATTTCCGCGAGATCTGGCTGTCCAAGGAATCGCGTCCGGTCCAGTCGATTCCGCCTGTGGAGAGCCGCGCCGAAAAGGCTGAGCGCCAGGCCCAGGAAGAGGCCAAGAAGGCCCGTTTGGACGAGCCGCTGGACGTCGTAGCCCCGCATGCCCAAGGAGTAAGCAGCCAGGATTCGTTCCAGGCCCCGCGACCTGACGGCGGCAACGACCACCCGCATCACGGCTAA
- the folE gene encoding GTP cyclohydrolase I FolE: protein MTHFDDDDLAAAHGSAAGSKHGHKVDRPRIEAAVREILLAIGEDPDRGGLLDTPKRVAKAYAEVFAGLHQHPADVLSTTFDLDHEELVLVKDIPFYSTCEHHLVPFHGVAHVGYIPSHDGKVTGLSKLARLVDIYARRPQVQERLTTQIVEALVKHLNPRGAIVVVECEHMCMSMRGIRKPGAKTVTSAVRGQLHDPATRAEAMSLILGR from the coding sequence GTGACTCATTTCGACGACGACGACCTCGCCGCCGCCCACGGTTCCGCCGCGGGCTCCAAGCACGGCCATAAAGTGGATCGCCCGCGTATTGAAGCGGCCGTCCGTGAGATCCTCCTGGCTATCGGTGAGGACCCTGACCGTGGCGGCCTCCTGGACACGCCCAAGCGCGTGGCCAAGGCCTACGCCGAGGTTTTTGCGGGACTTCACCAGCACCCGGCAGACGTCCTGTCCACTACGTTCGACCTCGACCATGAAGAGCTTGTCCTCGTGAAGGACATCCCCTTCTACTCAACGTGCGAACACCATTTGGTGCCGTTCCACGGCGTCGCGCATGTCGGTTACATTCCGTCACATGACGGCAAGGTGACCGGGCTCAGCAAGCTGGCCAGGTTGGTGGATATCTATGCGCGGCGGCCCCAGGTGCAGGAACGCCTCACCACCCAGATCGTGGAGGCGCTCGTGAAGCACCTCAACCCGCGTGGGGCGATTGTCGTCGTCGAATGTGAACACATGTGTATGTCCATGCGTGGCATCCGCAAGCCCGGCGCGAAGACCGTCACCAGTGCGGTGCGCGGTCAACTCCATGACCCGGCCACCCGCGCCGAGGCCATGAGCCTCATACTCGGAAGGTAA
- the folP gene encoding dihydropteroate synthase: MDSLAAAPGTGPATSPLPVLRKPRPAARFEDLPTDRTLVMGILNVTPDSFSDGGTHRTPDTAIALGLRMFYAGADIIDVGGESTRSGAEPVSPEEEQRRVIPVIQALVKAGALVSIDTMHTSTAAAAVETGAAIINDVSGLTIEPDMPELVARTKVPYILTHRRGDALTMDSLTDYTNVTEDVVAELSGVRDKLYAAGVAPEQIIIDPGVGFSKNEDQNWEILKNLDQLFTLGHKVMVAASRKRFLGSLLTVSGKSAAPLERDAATAAITALSATKGAWAVRVHDVGPSLDAVKVAARIAR, translated from the coding sequence ATGGACTCCCTCGCTGCAGCACCCGGAACCGGCCCGGCCACAAGCCCGCTGCCGGTTCTCCGCAAGCCGCGGCCCGCGGCCAGGTTCGAGGACCTGCCAACGGACCGCACGCTGGTCATGGGAATCCTCAACGTCACCCCGGATTCCTTCAGCGACGGCGGCACCCACCGTACGCCGGACACAGCAATCGCGCTTGGCCTGCGTATGTTCTACGCCGGCGCGGACATCATCGACGTCGGAGGCGAATCCACGCGCTCAGGTGCCGAACCGGTTTCCCCCGAGGAAGAACAGCGCCGGGTCATTCCGGTGATCCAGGCACTGGTCAAAGCCGGTGCGCTGGTCAGCATCGACACTATGCACACGTCCACAGCCGCCGCAGCGGTAGAGACCGGGGCAGCCATCATCAACGATGTGTCCGGCCTGACCATCGAGCCGGACATGCCCGAGCTCGTAGCCCGCACCAAGGTCCCGTACATCCTCACGCACCGCCGCGGGGACGCCCTGACCATGGACAGCCTCACGGACTACACGAATGTCACTGAGGACGTCGTGGCTGAGCTCAGCGGAGTCCGCGACAAGCTCTACGCAGCGGGCGTGGCTCCTGAGCAGATCATCATCGATCCCGGCGTGGGGTTCTCCAAGAACGAGGACCAGAACTGGGAGATCCTCAAGAACCTGGACCAGCTCTTCACGCTGGGCCACAAGGTGATGGTGGCTGCTTCCCGCAAGAGGTTCCTCGGCTCGCTCCTGACCGTGTCCGGGAAGTCGGCCGCGCCTTTGGAACGCGATGCCGCTACTGCAGCCATCACCGCTTTGAGCGCCACCAAGGGCGCCTGGGCTGTTCGCGTCCACGACGTCGGACCCAGCCTTGACGCCGTCAAGGTCGCCGCCCGTATCGCCCGCTGA
- the folB gene encoding dihydroneopterin aldolase yields the protein MDRITLTGVTAVGYHGVFDFERRDGQPFVVDAVLHTDFTKAAETDDLQYTAHYGEVAELITKHIEGEPLNLIEALAVRIAEGILANYGVAAVDVTIHKPKAPIEVPFGDVTVSVHRERS from the coding sequence GTGGACAGGATCACGCTGACCGGCGTCACCGCCGTCGGTTATCACGGAGTGTTCGATTTCGAGCGCCGTGACGGCCAGCCTTTTGTGGTGGACGCCGTGCTGCACACGGATTTCACCAAGGCTGCCGAGACCGATGACCTGCAGTACACAGCGCATTACGGCGAAGTCGCTGAACTGATCACCAAGCACATCGAGGGTGAGCCCTTGAACCTCATCGAGGCCCTGGCTGTCAGGATTGCCGAGGGCATCCTGGCGAACTACGGCGTTGCCGCCGTCGATGTCACCATCCACAAGCCCAAGGCTCCTATCGAGGTACCGTTCGGCGACGTCACGGTCAGCGTCCACCGGGAGCGATCATGA
- the folK gene encoding 2-amino-4-hydroxy-6-hydroxymethyldihydropteridine diphosphokinase: protein MTSGYTKAILALGSNLGERNDTLSTAVAALVDPPEVRLLGVSPVVQTKAVGGPEGQPDFLNMVMAIETTLSPLELLKHCHEVEQQHHRTREVRWGPRTLDVDVIVFGDTVSDDPILTIPHPRAAERAFVLYPWSLLEPHAQLNGQSVADLAAVAADMPDIRRFDGYGDVAGVPATGAVEQP, encoded by the coding sequence ATGACGTCCGGCTATACCAAAGCCATCCTGGCGCTTGGCAGCAACCTGGGCGAACGCAACGACACACTTTCCACGGCCGTGGCCGCCCTGGTGGACCCTCCCGAGGTTCGGCTCCTGGGCGTCTCGCCTGTGGTGCAAACGAAGGCAGTCGGCGGTCCGGAAGGACAGCCGGACTTCCTGAACATGGTCATGGCCATCGAAACCACGTTGTCGCCGTTGGAGCTCTTGAAGCATTGCCACGAGGTTGAACAGCAACACCACCGCACCCGTGAGGTGCGCTGGGGGCCCAGGACTCTGGACGTTGACGTTATTGTGTTTGGCGACACCGTCAGTGACGATCCCATCCTCACCATTCCGCACCCCCGGGCTGCTGAGCGGGCTTTTGTGCTTTACCCGTGGTCCCTGCTGGAACCGCACGCGCAGTTGAACGGGCAGAGCGTTGCCGATCTGGCTGCCGTCGCCGCTGATATGCCGGACATCCGGCGTTTCGACGGCTACGGCGACGTCGCCGGAGTGCCCGCGACAGGGGCAGTGGAGCAACCATGA
- a CDS encoding DUF3180 domain-containing protein, with amino-acid sequence MKAMRPVVLVLIAVIAAIIGWLATATTNRFSMPTPVLPVSALVTMGVIVGLTLVMGVRVLRWRNGKKKNMLNPILAARTLILAQACAYAGTLLLGWHAGISVDLLRIGSLRSGEGILWNALLMGGGGVVMVVVGLVVERFCRIPPEDLEGGTAGPETRRGETKGEGEYAYRGD; translated from the coding sequence ATGAAAGCAATGCGCCCCGTGGTTCTGGTGCTCATCGCAGTCATCGCTGCCATCATCGGTTGGTTGGCCACTGCCACCACCAACCGCTTCAGTATGCCGACGCCTGTTTTGCCGGTGTCTGCGCTGGTGACCATGGGCGTCATCGTCGGGCTCACACTCGTCATGGGCGTGCGCGTCCTGCGCTGGCGCAATGGCAAGAAGAAGAACATGCTCAACCCCATCCTGGCGGCAAGGACCCTGATCCTGGCCCAGGCCTGCGCCTACGCAGGGACACTGCTCCTTGGCTGGCATGCCGGAATCTCGGTTGACCTCCTCCGCATCGGCAGCTTGCGGAGCGGCGAAGGAATCCTGTGGAACGCCCTGCTGATGGGCGGCGGTGGCGTGGTGATGGTGGTCGTCGGGCTCGTGGTTGAGCGCTTCTGCCGTATCCCACCCGAAGATCTTGAAGGTGGCACCGCCGGACCGGAAACCCGCCGCGGCGAAACTAAAGGTGAAGGCGAATATGCGTACCGAGGCGATTGA
- a CDS encoding PH domain-containing protein: protein MRTEAIDPPGVQWLRVSPKYVTVRLVEWAIGNVLMLVVLSLPLIFVLLGWWRWPPLWLAITVPAVMFVLALWRLVLIPRQVRAIGYAERDDDLLIRRGIFFQRTMVVPYGRMQYVDVAVGPVERGLGLCTLKLHTASAGTNAHLPGLPAEEGARLREQLSARGEARLAGL, encoded by the coding sequence ATGCGTACCGAGGCGATTGATCCTCCCGGCGTTCAGTGGCTGCGGGTTTCCCCGAAATACGTCACGGTCCGCTTGGTGGAGTGGGCAATCGGCAACGTCTTGATGCTGGTGGTCCTGAGTTTGCCGCTCATTTTCGTGCTTCTGGGTTGGTGGCGTTGGCCGCCGTTGTGGCTTGCCATCACCGTTCCCGCAGTGATGTTCGTCCTTGCACTATGGCGGCTGGTGCTGATCCCGCGGCAGGTACGCGCCATCGGATACGCAGAACGCGACGACGACCTCCTCATCCGCCGCGGCATCTTCTTCCAGCGCACCATGGTGGTTCCGTACGGCCGCATGCAGTACGTGGACGTTGCCGTTGGGCCCGTAGAACGTGGCCTGGGACTTTGCACCTTGAAACTGCACACGGCGTCCGCCGGAACCAACGCGCACCTCCCAGGACTTCCCGCCGAGGAAGGCGCACGGTTGCGCGAACAACTGTCGGCCCGTGGAGAAGCCAGGCTGGCCGGGCTGTGA
- a CDS encoding PH domain-containing protein produces MSLPDKPEASVDSEWKRVHPATPFVRGWVALAAVGFFFGRDAFERMLQGRDFLDANLNGRVLWLLAGGAVVLLLTVGGFILSWYFTRYQVAEGYVRVNTGFLFKQQRQARLDRVQAIDIVQPLLARIFGLAELKFEVADAGESAVRLAYLPLGQAKQLRATILARAAGVVSESGTTEDIPEAPEHVVLSVPPARLIGSLLLSEQTIGILIGAAVVVATSVIFENNAIFLALIPGILGIGAAYWSSFNKGYNFTAAISPDGIRLRYGLLDTQAQTVPPGRIQALMVTQPPLWRIFGWYRMHVNVAGYGVSASSEGAARTMLLPVGLKSDVMRMMSLVLPDPGTEDPERVFTAGLDGLAPAGPESAPDDGFITTPRRARLLAPLGRRRNGFFATRTALLIRSGRWWHTLVLVPHQRTQSMALHQGPLARRFGVADLVLHTTAGPVSPRVFQAGVEQAVELFDQQAARAREARKRQTSEQWLAQVAPQAPEPAAGASPEEATPAVGPTPPERPEQPQTSPQQEDRHDG; encoded by the coding sequence GTGAGCCTGCCGGACAAACCCGAAGCATCGGTGGACAGCGAATGGAAGCGTGTCCATCCAGCGACACCGTTCGTTCGCGGCTGGGTGGCGCTTGCCGCCGTCGGATTCTTCTTTGGCCGCGACGCTTTCGAGCGGATGCTGCAGGGCCGGGATTTCCTGGACGCAAACCTCAACGGCAGGGTGCTGTGGCTTTTGGCCGGCGGTGCCGTGGTGCTGCTTCTGACCGTCGGCGGGTTCATCCTCAGCTGGTACTTCACGCGCTACCAAGTTGCTGAGGGGTATGTCCGCGTCAACACCGGATTCCTGTTCAAGCAGCAACGGCAGGCACGTTTGGACCGCGTTCAGGCCATCGACATTGTGCAGCCGCTGTTGGCCCGGATTTTCGGGCTTGCTGAACTCAAGTTTGAAGTGGCCGACGCCGGAGAGTCGGCAGTGCGGTTGGCTTACCTTCCGCTCGGCCAAGCCAAGCAGCTGCGGGCCACCATCCTGGCGCGGGCGGCCGGGGTGGTCAGCGAGTCCGGGACGACAGAAGATATTCCAGAGGCTCCGGAGCATGTGGTGCTGTCCGTGCCCCCGGCGCGGCTCATCGGTTCGCTGCTGCTGAGCGAGCAAACCATCGGAATTCTGATCGGTGCTGCAGTAGTTGTCGCCACCTCCGTCATCTTCGAAAACAATGCGATCTTCCTGGCCCTGATCCCCGGCATCCTGGGTATTGGCGCCGCTTATTGGAGTTCGTTCAACAAGGGCTACAACTTCACCGCTGCCATCTCCCCGGATGGCATCCGCCTTCGCTATGGCCTTCTGGATACCCAGGCCCAGACGGTGCCGCCGGGACGTATCCAGGCCCTCATGGTCACCCAGCCGCCCCTGTGGAGGATCTTCGGTTGGTACCGGATGCACGTCAATGTCGCAGGCTACGGTGTTTCTGCGAGCTCTGAGGGTGCTGCCCGCACCATGCTTCTTCCCGTTGGGTTGAAATCGGATGTCATGCGGATGATGTCATTGGTACTGCCCGATCCGGGAACTGAGGATCCGGAGCGGGTATTCACGGCGGGGCTGGACGGGTTGGCGCCGGCCGGGCCTGAATCCGCCCCGGACGATGGCTTCATCACCACTCCCCGCCGCGCACGGCTGCTGGCGCCGCTTGGCCGGAGGCGCAACGGATTCTTCGCCACCCGCACTGCTTTGCTGATCCGATCAGGCCGGTGGTGGCACACGCTGGTCCTCGTTCCGCACCAGCGGACGCAATCCATGGCCCTCCACCAGGGTCCGTTGGCCAGGCGTTTCGGCGTGGCTGATCTGGTCCTCCACACCACGGCCGGACCGGTTTCGCCCCGGGTGTTCCAAGCGGGAGTGGAGCAGGCAGTGGAGCTCTTCGACCAGCAGGCAGCCCGTGCCCGGGAAGCAAGGAAGAGGCAAACCAGCGAGCAATGGCTGGCACAGGTAGCCCCGCAGGCTCCGGAACCCGCGGCCGGGGCCAGCCCGGAAGAAGCAACTCCGGCGGTAGGACCAACCCCGCCGGAACGGCCGGAACAACCCCAAACTTCACCACAACAGGAGGACCGCCACGATGGCTAG
- a CDS encoding Rossmann-like and DUF2520 domain-containing protein — protein sequence MARPGRLGVGIIGAGKVGAVLGAALRAAEHAVVGVSAVSEASRERAGTLLPGVPILEIQDIVERSELVLLAVPDDALGELVAGLAKLGAWQPGQLVAHTSGRFGVGILNPVRAAGAIPLALHPAMTFTGMSLDLTRLMDCTFGVTADAAMLPIAQALVVEMGAEPVAIAEADRTLYHASLAHSSNHMVTLVAQASQMLREIGVETPESMLGPLLRATLENALASGESALTGPVARGDVGTVSAHAQALAEYDGGAGGDVLAAYRAMAQATARRAVNRGLLRPEQLNEIDEALGAEPKAPEGN from the coding sequence ATGGCTAGGCCAGGACGACTCGGAGTCGGGATCATCGGCGCCGGCAAGGTGGGTGCCGTGCTGGGTGCCGCATTGCGTGCGGCCGAGCACGCCGTCGTCGGGGTTTCTGCTGTGTCCGAGGCCAGCCGTGAGCGGGCCGGGACCCTGCTGCCCGGTGTTCCCATCCTTGAAATCCAGGACATCGTGGAGCGCTCGGAATTGGTGCTGTTGGCAGTTCCCGACGACGCCCTTGGCGAGCTCGTTGCGGGACTAGCCAAGCTGGGAGCCTGGCAGCCCGGCCAATTGGTGGCGCATACGTCAGGCCGGTTCGGCGTCGGAATCCTCAATCCGGTCCGCGCGGCTGGGGCGATCCCGCTGGCACTGCACCCGGCCATGACCTTCACCGGCATGAGCCTGGACCTGACCCGGCTCATGGACTGCACGTTCGGGGTCACAGCCGATGCTGCGATGCTGCCGATCGCCCAAGCGTTGGTGGTGGAGATGGGCGCCGAACCGGTGGCTATTGCCGAAGCCGACCGCACGCTTTATCACGCTTCCCTCGCGCACAGCTCGAACCACATGGTGACCTTGGTGGCGCAGGCGTCGCAGATGCTGCGGGAGATCGGCGTCGAAACCCCGGAGTCCATGCTCGGTCCGCTGCTGCGCGCAACGCTTGAAAACGCCCTCGCCTCCGGCGAATCGGCGTTGACGGGTCCCGTGGCGCGCGGGGATGTAGGCACCGTTTCTGCCCACGCCCAGGCGCTGGCGGAATACGACGGCGGTGCGGGCGGCGATGTCCTCGCGGCCTACCGGGCCATGGCGCAGGCAACTGCCCGCCGGGCGGTAAACCGCGGACTGCTGCGCCCGGAACAACTGAACGAGATTGACGAGGCTTTGGGCGCCGAGCCCAAGGCGCCGGAAGGAAACTGA